Proteins from a genomic interval of Halopseudomonas litoralis:
- the cobU gene encoding bifunctional adenosylcobinamide kinase/adenosylcobinamide-phosphate guanylyltransferase: protein MIELILGGARSGKSRLAESLALDSGLAVTYIATSQPLDEEMRLRIAHHRQRRPAHWQLVEEPLALAQVLREQAEPERCLLVDCLTLWLTNLLLHEDAERLQRERQALLDVLDELPGRVILVSNETGMGVVPLGELSRRYVDEAGWLHQALARCSDRVQFCVAGLPMLLKGAKDSTGTDDLKLSGNL from the coding sequence TTGATTGAATTGATATTAGGTGGGGCGCGATCAGGCAAGAGCCGACTCGCGGAAAGCCTCGCGCTGGACTCGGGACTGGCGGTTACCTACATCGCCACCAGCCAGCCGCTGGATGAGGAAATGCGGCTGCGCATCGCCCATCACCGCCAGCGTCGACCCGCTCACTGGCAGTTGGTCGAAGAGCCGCTGGCCCTGGCCCAGGTGCTGCGCGAGCAGGCGGAGCCGGAGCGCTGTCTGCTGGTGGATTGTCTGACGCTGTGGCTGACCAACCTGTTGTTACATGAGGATGCCGAACGTCTGCAGCGGGAGCGCCAAGCACTATTGGATGTGCTCGATGAGTTGCCGGGGCGGGTGATTCTGGTCAGCAATGAAACCGGCATGGGTGTGGTGCCGCTGGGCGAACTGAGTCGCCGCTATGTGGATGAGGCCGGCTGGCTTCATCAGGCACTGGCGAGGTGCAGTGACCGCGTACAGTTCTGTGTCGCCGGATTGCCGATGCTGCTCAAGGGCGCCAAGGACAGTACGGGGACAGACGATTTGAAATTATCGGGGAATCTATGA
- the cobT gene encoding nicotinate-nucleotide--dimethylbenzimidazole phosphoribosyltransferase, with protein MNTDWWRNSVAQMHGVSLEQARQRQTQLTKPQGALGRLEQLAVRLAGWQGSARPQMDRVWISVFAGDHGVAVEGVSTVPPAVTGQMLRNFAAGGAAISVMARQLDATLDLRDLGLAVPIEPLPGVHHLDLAPGSANLLHEPAMSEELCRLALRAGRQAVLDAVEQGAQLFIAGEMGIGNTTPACAMASLLLDQPAAALVGPGTGLDAEGLRHKTRVIEAALQLHRPHCQTALDVLSRLGGLEIAAITGAYLAAAQCGIPALVDGYICSTAALCAIRLNPACREWMLFGHRGAEPGHAPVLSALRAEPLLELDMRLGEGTGAAAAVPLLRMACALHNEMATFAEAAVTAEPVTC; from the coding sequence ATGAACACAGATTGGTGGCGCAATTCGGTGGCGCAGATGCATGGCGTGTCGCTGGAGCAGGCCAGGCAGCGTCAGACCCAGTTGACCAAACCGCAGGGTGCATTGGGCCGACTGGAACAGCTGGCGGTACGGCTGGCCGGCTGGCAGGGCAGTGCCAGGCCACAGATGGACCGGGTATGGATCAGTGTATTCGCTGGTGACCATGGGGTGGCCGTGGAGGGCGTATCGACGGTGCCGCCGGCGGTCACCGGACAGATGCTGCGCAATTTCGCCGCCGGTGGCGCGGCGATCAGCGTCATGGCCCGACAGCTCGACGCGACCCTGGATCTGCGTGATCTTGGTCTGGCGGTACCGATCGAGCCGCTGCCCGGTGTGCATCATCTGGATCTGGCACCGGGCAGCGCCAATCTGCTGCACGAGCCGGCAATGAGTGAGGAGCTGTGCCGACTGGCGCTGCGGGCGGGTCGTCAGGCGGTACTGGATGCGGTGGAGCAGGGCGCGCAACTGTTCATTGCCGGGGAAATGGGCATCGGCAACACCACGCCAGCCTGCGCCATGGCCAGCCTCTTGCTGGATCAGCCGGCGGCGGCGCTGGTCGGGCCGGGCACTGGCCTGGACGCCGAAGGACTGCGCCACAAGACGCGGGTCATCGAGGCGGCGCTGCAGTTGCATCGGCCGCACTGCCAGACGGCGCTGGATGTGCTGAGTCGTCTTGGTGGGCTGGAAATCGCCGCTATCACCGGCGCCTACCTGGCAGCGGCGCAGTGCGGCATCCCGGCGCTGGTGGATGGTTATATCTGTTCCACCGCGGCGTTGTGCGCAATCCGACTGAACCCGGCCTGTCGCGAATGGATGCTGTTTGGTCATCGCGGCGCTGAGCCCGGTCATGCGCCCGTGCTCTCGGCCTTGCGGGCTGAGCCCTTGCTGGAACTGGACATGCGCCTGGGTGAAGGGACAGGAGCTGCGGCTGCGGTACCGCTGCTGCGTATGGCCTGTGCTCTGCACAATGAGATGGCGACCTTTGCCGAGGCGGCGGTGACAGCAGAGCCCGTCACATGCTGA
- a CDS encoding histidine phosphatase family protein, with amino-acid sequence MLTLDLLRHGETELGGGFRGSLDDLLTPLGWQQMREATVQPEKWDAIVSSPLRRCADFAFELAQQCRAPLVVLDDLRELHFGEWEGHHASELMVDHADDLGRFWSDPYGFTPPGGEQLALFEQRVLRVIEELYQRRAGEHLLVVTHGGVMRLLLARARRLAREGLLQVEVGHGQRLRIQVKSAGRLSECLY; translated from the coding sequence ATGCTGACGCTGGATCTGCTGCGCCATGGTGAAACCGAACTCGGCGGCGGGTTCCGCGGCAGCCTGGATGACCTGCTGACCCCGCTGGGCTGGCAGCAGATGCGCGAAGCGACGGTGCAGCCGGAGAAGTGGGATGCCATCGTCAGCTCGCCGTTACGCCGATGTGCCGATTTCGCCTTTGAACTGGCGCAGCAGTGTCGGGCGCCGCTGGTGGTTCTGGATGATCTCCGCGAGCTGCATTTCGGTGAATGGGAAGGGCACCATGCCAGCGAGCTGATGGTCGATCATGCTGATGATCTGGGACGTTTCTGGTCCGATCCTTATGGCTTTACGCCGCCGGGTGGCGAGCAGCTGGCGTTGTTCGAGCAACGCGTGCTGCGCGTGATCGAGGAGCTGTACCAGCGTCGCGCCGGTGAGCACCTGCTGGTGGTCACCCATGGCGGGGTGATGCGTCTGCTGCTGGCCCGGGCCCGCCGTCTGGCGCGCGAGGGGCTGCTGCAGGTGGAAGTTGGCCATGGCCAGCGACTGCGTATCCAGGTTAAGAGTGCCGGGAGGCTGAGCGAATGCCTTTATTGA
- a CDS encoding adenosylcobinamide-GDP ribazoletransferase encodes MPLLIALQFLTRLPIRLVRVPCAEENGRSLLWYPLVGLLLGVALLLAQWLLGGISPLLQAALLLALWVWFSGGLHLDGLADTADSWVGGYGDRERTLAIMKDPTCGPIGVISLVLLLLLKFGALVALLQAGQWGALLLAPWLGRWVLPLLLYSTPYVRPGGLGQPLVEHMPRRSLPMLLLVHGLAMLLFGWVGVLALIIALVVLLIVRHYLCERLGGTTGDTAGALVELVEVSVLVGCAVL; translated from the coding sequence ATGCCTTTATTGATCGCGTTGCAGTTTCTGACTCGCTTGCCGATCCGTTTGGTGAGAGTACCCTGCGCCGAGGAAAACGGTCGTTCGCTGCTCTGGTATCCCTTGGTGGGGTTGCTGCTCGGGGTGGCTCTGCTGCTGGCTCAATGGCTGCTGGGGGGCATATCGCCACTGCTTCAGGCTGCGCTGTTGCTGGCGCTATGGGTATGGTTCAGCGGCGGGCTGCATCTGGACGGGCTGGCTGATACCGCTGATTCCTGGGTCGGTGGCTATGGTGATCGTGAACGCACTCTGGCGATCATGAAAGACCCGACCTGCGGGCCGATTGGTGTCATCAGTCTGGTATTGCTGCTGTTGCTGAAATTCGGCGCCCTGGTGGCGCTGCTGCAGGCTGGGCAGTGGGGCGCCCTGCTGCTGGCGCCCTGGCTGGGACGCTGGGTGCTGCCGCTGCTGCTCTACAGCACACCCTATGTGCGGCCCGGTGGTCTCGGTCAGCCGCTGGTTGAACATATGCCGCGCCGCAGTCTGCCGATGTTGTTGCTGGTGCATGGGCTGGCGATGCTGCTGTTCGGTTGGGTAGGCGTGTTGGCACTGATCATCGCGCTGGTTGTATTGCTGATTGTTCGTCATTACCTGTGTGAGCGACTGGGCGGTACCACCGGGGATACCGCTGGTGCGCTGGTCGAATTGGTTGAGGTGTCTGTGCTGGTGGGCTGTGCTGTGCTCTGA
- a CDS encoding AraC family transcriptional regulator, with product MKLGDLSVGYLYSLQAALRSLGHDPETLLRRYRISAALLDQPQARISIPRFMRLGHAATQLSGRADIGLLMGLYSQPSHFGLPGIAAQCAPTLAQAFETLMRFERLASQNYRGHSSFEAPASRFYSISPYNAFNLFVVDSALASRMQLARQLTRGAARLREVHIEFPAPAYSARYEALFGCPVLFDQQHNQLLWEPASLALQPEQSAATTYSQLIELCQAQLTELTRHRRLRERVEEILSPQLHSQLPTLDEVAAQLGLPGWTLRRRLKTEDNTRFQDIIDEIRRELAVTYIRDTEMALGEVSFLLGFSSPAAFQRAFKRWTDMTPGQYRRQSREAVLPNDQGGPGMLLN from the coding sequence ATGAAACTGGGTGACCTGTCGGTCGGATACCTTTACAGCCTGCAGGCCGCTTTGCGCAGTCTCGGTCATGACCCCGAGACGCTGCTGCGCCGCTATCGGATCAGCGCAGCGCTGCTCGACCAGCCCCAGGCGCGTATCAGCATTCCACGCTTCATGCGCCTGGGCCACGCCGCCACCCAGCTCAGTGGGCGAGCCGACATCGGTCTGCTCATGGGCCTGTACAGCCAACCCTCGCATTTCGGCTTACCGGGCATAGCCGCCCAATGCGCTCCAACCCTGGCCCAGGCATTTGAAACCCTGATGCGTTTCGAGCGTCTAGCCAGCCAGAACTACCGCGGTCACTCCAGCTTTGAGGCACCGGCGTCGCGCTTCTACTCCATCAGCCCGTACAACGCCTTCAATCTGTTTGTGGTGGATTCCGCACTGGCTTCGCGCATGCAGCTGGCCCGCCAGTTGACGCGCGGCGCAGCCCGCCTGCGCGAAGTACATATCGAATTTCCCGCCCCCGCCTACAGCGCACGCTATGAAGCACTGTTCGGCTGCCCGGTGCTGTTCGATCAACAGCACAACCAACTGCTCTGGGAGCCAGCCAGCCTGGCACTGCAACCAGAGCAAAGCGCGGCCACCACTTACAGCCAACTGATCGAGTTGTGTCAAGCACAGCTGACCGAGCTGACCCGGCATCGGCGTCTGCGCGAGCGCGTGGAGGAAATTCTTTCACCGCAACTGCACAGTCAGTTGCCGACGCTGGATGAAGTAGCCGCGCAATTGGGTCTGCCGGGATGGACGCTACGTCGCCGCCTCAAGACCGAAGACAACACGCGGTTTCAGGACATCATTGATGAGATCAGACGCGAGCTGGCAGTGACCTATATCCGCGATACGGAAATGGCCTTGGGGGAAGTGTCGTTTCTGTTGGGGTTTTCATCGCCTGCTGCGTTTCAGCGGGCATTCAAACGCTGGACAGACATGACGCCGGGGCAGTATCGCCGGCAGAGCCGGGAAGCCGTGTTACCGAACGACCAGGGCGGGCCTGGAATGCTGTTGAATTGA
- a CDS encoding NADPH-dependent 2,4-dienoyl-CoA reductase — translation MTGQTLYPNLLAPLDLGFTTLHNRVLMGSMHTGLEERPQGFERMAAFFAERARGGVGLIVTGGFGPNTEGSVGKGAAKLSTLEEAEQHKVVTQAVHEAGGKICMQILHAGRYAYTPEQVSASAVRSPINPFTPKELDEAGIEKQISDFVNCAVLAQSAGYDGVEIMGSEGYFINQFLVQRVNQRTDRWGGSYENRMRLPLEIVRRVREAVGREFIIIYRLSMLDLVEGGSSWDEVVLLAKEIEKAGATIINTGIGWHEARIPTIATKVPRAAFTKVTARLKGEVSIPLITTNRINTPEVAEQVLAEGDGDMVSMARPFLADSEFVNKAAAGRADEINTCIGCNQACLDHTFSGRLTSCLVNPRACHETELNYIPVRESRRIAVVGAGPAGLAAATVAAERGHDVTLFDSAAEIGGQFNIAKLIPGKEEFYETLRYFSKRIETTGVKLKLNTRVAPENLGDFDEVILATGIAPRTPEIPGIDHPMVMGYLDAILQRKPVGRKVAVIGAGGIGFDVSEFITHSGDSASLNTGQFWKEWGIDAQLQARGGIEGVQPLPEPPAREVYLLQRKASKVGAGLGKTTGWIHRAGLKTKQVQMLNGVEYLQVDDQGLHIRLGEQISVLPVDTIIVCAGQDPLRELQAGLEAAGNPVHLIGGADVASELDAKRAIDQGSRLAAAL, via the coding sequence ATGACCGGACAAACCCTCTACCCCAATCTGCTGGCCCCGCTGGATCTGGGCTTCACCACGCTGCATAACCGCGTGCTGATGGGCTCCATGCATACCGGGCTGGAAGAACGCCCGCAGGGTTTCGAACGCATGGCAGCTTTTTTTGCCGAGCGCGCGCGCGGCGGCGTCGGGCTGATCGTTACCGGTGGCTTCGGCCCGAATACCGAAGGCAGCGTCGGCAAGGGCGCAGCCAAGCTGAGTACTCTCGAGGAAGCTGAACAGCACAAGGTGGTGACTCAGGCGGTGCATGAGGCGGGGGGCAAAATCTGCATGCAGATCCTGCATGCGGGACGCTATGCCTATACACCCGAGCAGGTGTCGGCCAGTGCGGTGCGTTCGCCGATCAACCCTTTCACGCCGAAGGAGCTGGACGAGGCGGGCATTGAGAAACAGATCAGTGATTTCGTCAATTGCGCTGTGCTGGCGCAGAGCGCTGGCTATGACGGCGTAGAGATCATGGGCTCGGAAGGCTACTTCATCAACCAGTTCCTGGTGCAACGGGTCAACCAGCGCACCGACCGCTGGGGCGGCAGCTACGAGAACCGTATGCGTTTGCCATTGGAGATCGTGCGCCGGGTGCGTGAGGCGGTAGGGCGTGAGTTCATCATCATCTATCGCCTGTCGATGCTGGATCTGGTGGAAGGGGGCAGCAGCTGGGATGAGGTGGTACTGCTGGCCAAGGAAATCGAGAAGGCTGGAGCGACCATCATCAATACCGGCATCGGCTGGCATGAGGCGCGTATTCCGACCATTGCCACCAAGGTGCCGCGTGCCGCTTTCACCAAGGTCACTGCGCGGCTCAAGGGCGAAGTGTCTATTCCGCTGATCACTACCAACCGCATCAACACGCCTGAGGTAGCCGAGCAGGTGCTGGCCGAGGGTGACGGTGACATGGTTTCCATGGCGCGACCTTTCCTGGCCGACTCGGAGTTCGTCAACAAGGCGGCAGCCGGGCGCGCCGATGAAATCAATACCTGTATCGGCTGCAACCAGGCCTGCCTGGACCATACCTTCAGCGGTCGTCTGACCAGCTGTCTGGTCAATCCACGGGCCTGCCATGAAACCGAGCTCAATTATATTCCGGTACGCGAGAGCCGCAGGATTGCCGTCGTGGGAGCGGGTCCGGCGGGTCTGGCTGCGGCGACTGTTGCCGCGGAGCGCGGGCATGATGTCACGCTGTTTGACTCGGCAGCGGAAATCGGCGGTCAGTTCAACATCGCCAAGCTGATTCCCGGCAAGGAAGAGTTCTACGAAACCCTGCGCTATTTTAGCAAGCGTATCGAGACCACCGGGGTAAAACTCAAGCTCAACACTCGGGTGGCGCCGGAGAATCTGGGCGATTTCGATGAGGTGATTCTGGCTACGGGTATTGCGCCGCGCACGCCCGAGATTCCCGGTATCGACCACCCCATGGTGATGGGTTATCTGGATGCCATCCTGCAGCGCAAGCCGGTAGGCCGCAAGGTAGCGGTGATCGGTGCCGGCGGAATCGGTTTCGACGTGAGCGAGTTCATCACCCACAGTGGTGACAGCGCCAGCCTGAATACCGGGCAGTTCTGGAAGGAGTGGGGGATTGATGCCCAGTTGCAGGCGCGTGGCGGTATCGAAGGGGTTCAGCCGCTGCCGGAGCCGCCGGCGCGTGAGGTGTATCTGCTGCAGCGCAAGGCCAGCAAGGTCGGTGCCGGGTTGGGCAAGACCACCGGTTGGATTCATCGCGCTGGCCTGAAAACCAAGCAGGTGCAGATGCTCAACGGTGTCGAGTATCTGCAGGTCGATGACCAGGGACTGCATATCCGCCTGGGTGAGCAGATCAGTGTATTGCCGGTCGATACCATCATTGTCTGTGCCGGGCAGGATCCGCTACGCGAATTGCAGGCCGGCCTGGAAGCTGCCGGCAACCCGGTGCATCTGATAGGCGGTGCCGATGTTGCCAGTGAGCTGGACGCCAAGCGCGCTATCGATCAGGGTTCAAGATTGGCGGCTGCTCTGTAA
- a CDS encoding NAD(+) kinase: MDNFRNIGLIGRLGSGKVVDTLRRLKRFLLDHGYTVILEDAVADLLPGHQQQVCTRKMMGEICDLVIVVGGDGSLLGAARALCRYDVPVLGVNRGGLGFLTDISPDELEQRVGDVLAGKYMVESRFLLDAFVRRDEEQLGSSEALNEVVLHPGKSARMIEFELHVDGQFVYSQKSDGLIVATPTGSTAYSLSAGGPIMHPKLDAVVLVPMFPHTLSSRPIVVDGNSELRVLISKQNGIYPQVSCDGQVHIACAPGDTLIIRKKPQKLRLIHPLDHNFYAICRSKLGWSSRLTER, translated from the coding sequence ATGGATAATTTCCGCAACATAGGGCTGATCGGGCGTCTGGGCAGCGGCAAGGTCGTGGATACCCTGAGACGGCTCAAACGTTTCCTGCTGGATCACGGCTATACCGTGATTCTCGAAGATGCCGTGGCTGATCTGCTGCCGGGTCACCAACAGCAGGTCTGTACCCGCAAGATGATGGGCGAGATCTGCGATCTGGTGATCGTCGTTGGCGGTGATGGCAGCTTGCTCGGTGCAGCACGTGCGCTGTGTCGTTACGATGTGCCGGTGCTGGGTGTCAACCGAGGCGGGCTGGGCTTTCTCACCGATATTTCTCCTGACGAGCTGGAGCAACGGGTCGGCGATGTGCTCGCCGGAAAATACATGGTCGAATCGCGATTTCTGCTCGATGCCTTCGTCCGTCGTGATGAGGAGCAGCTGGGCAGCAGCGAGGCGTTGAACGAGGTGGTGCTGCATCCGGGCAAATCCGCGCGGATGATCGAGTTCGAGCTCCATGTGGATGGTCAGTTCGTATACAGCCAGAAGTCCGATGGTCTGATCGTGGCCACGCCGACCGGTTCCACTGCCTATTCGCTGTCAGCCGGCGGACCTATCATGCACCCCAAGCTGGATGCGGTGGTGCTGGTGCCGATGTTCCCGCATACCCTGTCCAGTCGCCCCATCGTCGTGGATGGCAACAGTGAGCTGCGAGTGCTTATTTCCAAGCAGAACGGTATCTATCCTCAGGTCAGCTGCGACGGACAGGTACATATTGCCTGCGCCCCGGGCGATACGCTGATCATTCGCAAGAAACCGCAGAAACTGCGCCTGATCCACCCGCTGGACCATAACTTCTACGCCATCTGCCGCAGCAAGTTGGGCTGGAGCAGCCGCCTGACGGAGCGATGA
- a CDS encoding metallophosphoesterase → MAAERWQGYDIIGDIHGCAKTLEALLERLGYAKANGVWQHPQRQALFLGDIIDRGPRIREALHLVRDMVEAGAARCIMGNHEFNALGWVTPAPAGSGRTYVREHTERNERQIHATLEQFANHPAEWNEFLDWFWTLPLFLDEGAFRLVHACWDDELIQSFAAQFPDACPDVDFLQASVERDGFADLVFDRLLRGIGMHLPHGLTMRGGDGVTRGMFRTKFWEETPETYGDLVFQPDDLPEHIAIRPLTYRQKRELLVYGADEPLLFVGHYWQQGLPQALRPNLACLDYSAVKYGRLVSYRWSGEQRVRRENFVWVDVR, encoded by the coding sequence ATGGCGGCAGAACGTTGGCAGGGTTACGACATCATCGGCGATATTCACGGCTGCGCGAAAACGCTGGAAGCGCTGCTGGAACGTCTGGGATATGCCAAAGCCAATGGCGTCTGGCAGCACCCCCAGCGCCAGGCCTTGTTTCTCGGCGATATTATCGATCGCGGCCCGCGCATTCGTGAAGCACTGCATCTGGTCCGCGATATGGTCGAGGCCGGCGCGGCGCGCTGCATCATGGGTAACCATGAATTCAATGCGCTGGGCTGGGTAACCCCGGCGCCTGCTGGCAGTGGTCGCACCTACGTGCGTGAGCACACCGAGCGCAATGAGCGGCAGATCCACGCGACGCTGGAGCAGTTTGCCAACCACCCCGCCGAGTGGAACGAGTTTCTCGACTGGTTCTGGACGCTGCCACTTTTTCTGGATGAGGGCGCGTTCCGGCTGGTGCATGCTTGTTGGGATGATGAGTTGATTCAATCATTCGCTGCGCAGTTTCCTGATGCCTGCCCGGATGTCGATTTCCTGCAGGCATCGGTGGAGCGCGATGGTTTCGCCGATCTGGTGTTCGACCGTTTGCTGCGCGGCATCGGCATGCATTTGCCCCATGGGTTGACCATGAGAGGTGGCGACGGGGTTACCCGCGGAATGTTCCGCACCAAGTTCTGGGAAGAAACGCCGGAAACCTACGGTGATCTGGTATTCCAGCCTGATGACCTGCCCGAACACATTGCCATCCGTCCGCTGACCTATCGGCAGAAGCGCGAACTGTTGGTGTACGGTGCCGATGAGCCGTTGCTGTTTGTCGGGCATTACTGGCAACAGGGTCTGCCACAGGCATTGCGCCCGAACCTGGCCTGCCTGGACTACAGCGCAGTGAAATATGGCCGACTGGTGAGTTACCGCTGGAGCGGTGAACAGCGGGTGCGGCGAGAAAACTTTGTCTGGGTGGATGTGCGATGA
- a CDS encoding rhomboid family intramembrane serine protease yields the protein MSMHRAMHCRLDEDLSQLTHFLRRQGVPHRITEERGRQVIWTRDEVDAEIVRGVYAQGVPESTASQRPSGGGARLRLAWQQMLRLIPVTMAVLLITAVVAVITRLGSELQTIALFTFTPITPTGYIAAVPDMAQWWRLIAPMFLHFGWMHLAFNALWYWELGRRIELRSGAWWLLGLTVLFALVSNTAQWLFGGPAIFGGLSGVLYGLLGYCWLYQLLAPNVHFALPKGVVVMMLGWLVLCLSGVVTLLGFGAIANAAHVGGLVIGCLCGAVAGGLQRRR from the coding sequence ATGAGTATGCACCGCGCGATGCACTGCCGGCTGGATGAAGACCTGAGTCAGTTGACGCATTTCCTGCGCCGGCAGGGTGTGCCACACAGGATCACCGAAGAGCGCGGTCGGCAGGTGATCTGGACCCGCGATGAGGTGGATGCGGAGATAGTTCGGGGTGTATACGCCCAGGGTGTGCCGGAATCGACAGCTTCTCAGAGGCCGTCAGGGGGCGGTGCCCGGTTACGGCTGGCTTGGCAGCAGATGCTGCGGCTGATACCGGTAACCATGGCGGTATTGCTGATCACCGCAGTGGTGGCTGTGATAACACGGCTGGGCAGTGAGTTGCAGACCATCGCGCTGTTTACCTTTACGCCGATCACGCCAACCGGCTACATCGCAGCCGTGCCGGATATGGCGCAGTGGTGGCGGCTGATAGCGCCGATGTTTCTGCATTTCGGCTGGATGCATCTGGCATTCAACGCGCTGTGGTACTGGGAACTGGGGCGACGTATCGAGCTGCGCTCGGGCGCCTGGTGGTTGCTCGGCCTGACGGTGTTGTTTGCGCTGGTGTCCAATACGGCGCAATGGCTGTTCGGCGGTCCGGCCATATTCGGCGGCCTGTCCGGCGTGCTTTACGGACTGCTGGGCTATTGCTGGCTGTATCAGCTACTCGCGCCCAACGTGCATTTTGCTCTGCCCAAGGGTGTGGTGGTAATGATGCTGGGCTGGCTGGTGCTGTGCCTGTCCGGCGTCGTCACACTGCTGGGCTTTGGCGCCATCGCCAACGCGGCACATGTTGGCGGGCTGGTGATCGGTTGCCTGTGCGGTGCGGTTGCCGGAGGTCTGCAGCGAAGGCGCTGA
- a CDS encoding YeaC family protein: protein MNTFIDMLRNISPEVYESLKQAIELGKWSDGRKLTPEQKELCLQAIIAWEMDNLPEEQRTGYIGQTCKSQAKAPTNLDASLFEPAKGTLH, encoded by the coding sequence ATGAATACCTTTATCGACATGCTGCGCAATATCTCTCCCGAGGTATATGAGAGTCTCAAGCAGGCCATTGAGCTGGGCAAGTGGTCGGATGGCCGCAAGCTGACACCCGAGCAGAAGGAATTGTGCCTGCAGGCGATCATTGCCTGGGAGATGGATAATCTGCCGGAAGAACAGCGTACCGGTTATATCGGCCAGACCTGCAAGTCTCAGGCGAAGGCCCCCACTAATCTGGATGCTTCTCTGTTTGAGCCGGCCAAAGGCACACTGCACTGA
- a CDS encoding DUF2797 domain-containing protein, translating to MAFVSGEGSIRKLLGALDEPVNYSLPLGEQQVPLNELLGRTIRLQAMGEIHCMHCGRRTKKSYSQGHCYPCMTKLASCDVCIVSPERCHYELNTCREPAWGEQFCMTDHIVYLANSSGLKVGITRATQIPTRWIDQGASQALPILRVATRQQSGLVEDLLRQNVADKTNWRALLRGEPEPIDLLAERDRLLGGAREGLEALQARFGLQAIQPLPDAQVQDIRYPVLQYSAKPQSANLGKEPVLEGTLLGIKGQYLLLDTAVINIRKYTSYTLAFSVS from the coding sequence ATGGCGTTTGTCAGTGGTGAGGGCAGCATCCGCAAGCTGCTTGGGGCGCTGGATGAACCAGTCAATTACAGTTTGCCGCTGGGCGAACAGCAGGTTCCTCTGAACGAGCTGCTGGGTCGCACCATACGGCTGCAGGCGATGGGCGAGATCCACTGCATGCATTGCGGCCGGCGTACCAAGAAGAGCTACAGCCAGGGGCATTGCTATCCCTGCATGACCAAGCTGGCCAGCTGTGATGTCTGCATTGTCAGTCCTGAACGTTGCCATTATGAACTGAATACCTGTCGCGAGCCGGCCTGGGGTGAGCAGTTCTGCATGACCGACCATATCGTTTATCTGGCCAATTCATCGGGCCTGAAGGTGGGCATCACCCGTGCGACGCAGATTCCCACGCGCTGGATAGATCAGGGCGCCAGCCAGGCGCTGCCGATTCTGCGCGTGGCGACCCGGCAGCAATCCGGGTTGGTGGAAGATCTGCTGCGTCAGAATGTAGCCGATAAGACCAACTGGCGTGCGCTGTTGCGCGGAGAGCCCGAGCCGATCGATCTGCTGGCCGAGCGCGACCGTCTCCTCGGTGGTGCCCGTGAAGGGCTTGAGGCCTTGCAGGCGCGCTTCGGGTTGCAGGCAATTCAGCCGCTGCCGGATGCCCAGGTGCAGGATATCCGCTACCCGGTGCTGCAATACAGTGCCAAGCCGCAGTCGGCCAACCTGGGCAAGGAGCCGGTTCTGGAGGGCACCTTGCTGGGGATCAAGGGTCAATATCTGTTGCTGGATACCGCTGTCATCAATATTCGCAAATACACGTCCTACACTCTGGCTTTCAGTGTGTCCTGA